In Vibrio bathopelagicus, the following are encoded in one genomic region:
- the clpS gene encoding ATP-dependent Clp protease adapter ClpS — translation MSRNFEWAAPGSDLLEKEATKVKPPAMYNVVLNNDDYTPMDFVIEILERFFSLDIEQATEVMLKVHYEGKAICGTYSAEIAETKVAQVRMYSKENEHPLLCTMEQV, via the coding sequence ATGAGCAGAAACTTCGAATGGGCAGCTCCAGGCTCAGATTTACTGGAGAAAGAAGCAACAAAAGTAAAGCCACCGGCTATGTATAACGTTGTATTGAACAACGATGATTACACGCCAATGGATTTCGTAATCGAGATCCTTGAGCGGTTTTTCTCACTAGATATCGAACAAGCAACGGAAGTGATGCTCAAGGTTCATTATGAAGGTAAAGCTATTTGCGGCACATACAGTGCTGAAATAGCGGAAACAAAGGTAGCGCAGGTAAGGATGTACTCAAAGGAAAATGAGCATCCGCTACTATGTACAATGGAGCAAGTATAA
- the aat gene encoding leucyl/phenylalanyl-tRNA--protein transferase, whose translation MTIYLTELDTTSIEFPSPFDALDEPNGLLAFGGDLSPMRILNAYSQGIFPWYGPGEPILWWSPAPRAVFNPKTFEPSKSLKKFQRKHNYRVSINQATDKVIGYCSSLRPEEETWLNDDMQSAYLELASLGFCHSVEVWQGDELIGGLYGLQRGQVFCGESMFSLKTNASKIALWYFCKHFKQFGGKLIDCQVMNPHLESLGAIEVERDEFLSALKILKENQLGDGCFKSQWLEGMPS comes from the coding sequence ATGACTATATACCTAACCGAGCTTGATACTACTAGTATAGAGTTTCCTTCGCCTTTCGACGCGCTTGATGAACCTAACGGTCTGCTCGCCTTCGGTGGTGATTTGTCACCGATGCGAATTTTAAACGCTTATAGCCAAGGTATATTTCCATGGTATGGCCCAGGGGAGCCTATACTTTGGTGGAGTCCAGCACCACGAGCGGTATTTAATCCTAAGACATTCGAACCGTCAAAAAGTCTTAAAAAATTTCAAAGAAAGCATAATTACCGTGTCAGCATCAACCAAGCGACAGACAAAGTGATTGGCTACTGCTCATCGCTAAGACCCGAAGAAGAAACTTGGCTAAACGATGACATGCAGTCAGCGTACCTCGAACTTGCTTCATTAGGCTTCTGCCACTCCGTTGAGGTTTGGCAAGGCGACGAGCTTATCGGCGGACTTTACGGTTTACAAAGAGGCCAGGTCTTTTGTGGTGAATCGATGTTTAGCCTGAAGACCAATGCCTCTAAAATTGCACTGTGGTATTTTTGTAAACACTTTAAACAATTTGGCGGAAAGCTCATCGATTGCCAAGTCATGAACCCTCATTTGGAATCCTTGGGCGCGATCGAAGTAGAAAGAGATGAGTTCCTTAGCGCTTTGAAAATACTTAAAGAAAATCAACTTGGCGATGGATGTTTTAAATCACAATGGCTAGAGGGAATGCCTTCATGA
- the topA gene encoding type I DNA topoisomerase yields the protein MGKSLVIVESPAKAKTINKYLGKDFVVKSSVGHVRDLPTAGQSTGKKATAVSTKGMSPEDKARIKKEKDRKALIKKMGINPYNEWEANYQILPGKEKVVAELQKLAENADHVYLATDLDREGEAIAWHLREIIGGDETRYKRVVFNEITKNAIQQAFETPGELNIDGVNAQQARRFMDRVVGFMVSPLLWKKVARGLSAGRVQSVAVKLLVEREREINAFIPEEFWDVHADTKTTDKTDFRLQVAQKDGVAFRPVSEAQTLAAVSVLDKAQYEVCKREDRPTKSKPSAPYITSTLQQAASTRLGYGVKKTMMLAQRLYEAGYITYMRTDSTNLSSEAVEAAREYIGSEFGAQYLPAKALVYGSKEGAQEAHEAIRPSSVDVKSEDLNGVDVDAHKLYSLIWNQFVACQMTPAQYDSTTVSVKADEYTLKAKGRILKFDGWTRVQRPMGKNEDTILPAVQIGDKLDLIALDPKQHFTKPPARFTEAALVKELEKRGIGRPSTYASIISTIQDRGYVKVEQRRFYAEKMGEIVTDRLDGSFNDLMNYDFTARMEQKLDQIAEGEASWKGVLDNFFTDFTGDLEQADLDEDAGGMKPNHIVETDIECPTCSRKMGIRTASTGVFLGCSGYALSPKERCKTTINLGDEEGIINVLEEDVETAALRAKKRCPICETAMDAYLIDDKRKMHVCGNNPNCEGYVVEHGEFKVKGYDGPLVECDKCGSDMVLKNGRFGKYMDCTSEDCKNTRKILKNGEVAPPKEDPVHFPELPCENSDAYFVLRDGASGLFMAASNFPKSRETRAPLVEELVRFKDRISPKFQYLASAPAADPDGKPAVVRFSRKTKENYVRTEVDGKPSGWTALYIDGKWEVTDKRKKPKEK from the coding sequence ATGGGTAAATCGCTAGTTATAGTGGAGTCGCCGGCCAAGGCTAAAACCATCAATAAATATCTTGGCAAAGACTTTGTCGTTAAGTCGAGTGTAGGTCACGTACGTGATTTACCAACGGCAGGTCAAAGCACCGGTAAAAAGGCTACTGCAGTTTCAACCAAGGGTATGAGCCCAGAAGATAAAGCTCGTATCAAGAAAGAAAAAGATCGCAAAGCTCTTATTAAAAAGATGGGTATCAACCCATACAATGAGTGGGAAGCGAACTACCAAATTCTACCTGGTAAAGAAAAAGTCGTTGCTGAATTGCAAAAACTGGCTGAGAACGCAGACCATGTTTATCTCGCAACCGATTTGGATCGCGAAGGAGAAGCTATCGCATGGCACCTTCGTGAGATCATCGGTGGCGATGAAACGCGATACAAACGAGTGGTTTTTAACGAAATTACTAAGAATGCTATTCAGCAAGCTTTCGAAACTCCAGGTGAGCTAAATATCGATGGCGTAAACGCACAGCAAGCACGACGTTTCATGGACCGTGTTGTGGGCTTTATGGTGTCACCTCTGCTTTGGAAAAAAGTAGCAAGAGGCCTATCCGCTGGCCGTGTTCAATCAGTCGCTGTAAAACTGCTAGTTGAGCGTGAGCGCGAGATTAACGCCTTTATCCCAGAAGAGTTCTGGGATGTGCACGCTGATACTAAAACAACGGATAAAACAGATTTCAGACTGCAAGTTGCACAAAAAGATGGTGTTGCTTTCAGACCGGTAAGCGAAGCGCAAACTTTGGCTGCCGTCAGTGTTTTAGACAAAGCTCAATACGAAGTATGTAAACGTGAAGACCGCCCAACGAAGAGTAAGCCGTCTGCCCCTTACATCACGTCAACGTTGCAACAAGCTGCGAGTACGCGTCTTGGCTACGGCGTAAAGAAAACCATGATGCTGGCTCAGCGCCTCTATGAAGCGGGTTACATCACTTATATGCGTACTGACTCGACTAACTTGAGTTCAGAGGCTGTAGAGGCCGCACGTGAATACATCGGTTCTGAGTTTGGTGCGCAATATCTGCCAGCTAAAGCACTTGTTTACGGTAGCAAAGAGGGCGCACAAGAAGCCCACGAAGCGATTCGTCCTTCAAGTGTTGATGTGAAGTCTGAAGACTTAAATGGTGTTGATGTTGATGCTCACAAACTTTACTCACTGATTTGGAATCAATTCGTCGCGTGTCAAATGACGCCAGCGCAATACGATTCAACAACAGTAAGCGTTAAAGCGGATGAGTACACGCTGAAAGCAAAAGGTCGTATCCTTAAATTTGATGGTTGGACTCGCGTTCAACGTCCAATGGGTAAGAATGAAGATACTATTCTTCCTGCAGTTCAAATTGGCGATAAGCTTGACCTGATTGCTCTAGACCCTAAACAGCACTTCACTAAGCCACCAGCTCGTTTCACTGAAGCGGCGCTTGTAAAAGAGCTTGAGAAGCGTGGTATTGGTCGTCCTTCAACGTACGCATCAATCATCTCGACAATCCAAGATCGTGGCTATGTGAAAGTTGAACAGCGTCGTTTCTATGCTGAAAAAATGGGTGAAATTGTTACTGACCGTCTAGACGGCAGCTTCAATGACCTAATGAACTATGACTTTACAGCTCGTATGGAGCAAAAGTTAGACCAAATCGCAGAAGGTGAAGCGAGCTGGAAAGGCGTTCTAGATAATTTCTTCACAGACTTTACTGGCGACCTAGAGCAAGCGGATCTCGATGAAGATGCGGGTGGCATGAAGCCAAACCATATCGTTGAAACCGATATTGAGTGTCCAACTTGTAGCCGTAAAATGGGTATTCGTACTGCTTCAACAGGCGTATTCCTAGGTTGTTCTGGTTATGCGCTTTCACCAAAAGAACGTTGTAAGACAACGATCAACCTTGGTGATGAAGAAGGCATTATCAACGTTTTAGAAGAAGACGTTGAAACCGCAGCACTTCGAGCTAAAAAGCGTTGTCCTATCTGTGAAACGGCAATGGATGCTTATCTGATTGATGATAAGCGTAAGATGCACGTATGTGGTAACAACCCTAACTGTGAAGGTTATGTGGTTGAACACGGCGAGTTTAAAGTGAAGGGCTATGATGGTCCACTTGTTGAATGTGACAAGTGTGGTTCTGACATGGTTCTTAAGAACGGCCGTTTTGGTAAATACATGGATTGTACGAGTGAAGATTGTAAAAACACTCGTAAGATTCTGAAAAACGGCGAAGTTGCGCCACCTAAAGAAGATCCTGTGCATTTCCCTGAGCTTCCATGTGAAAACTCAGACGCGTACTTTGTTCTTCGTGATGGTGCTTCTGGCTTGTTTATGGCGGCGAGTAACTTCCCTAAATCACGTGAAACACGTGCACCATTGGTGGAAGAGCTTGTTCGTTTTAAAGACCGTATTTCTCCTAAATTCCAATACCTAGCATCAGCGCCTGCTGCTGATCCAGATGGTAAGCCAGCAGTAGTTCGTTTTAGTCGTAAGACAAAAGAAAACTATGTTCGAACTGAAGTAGACGGAAAACCTTCTGGTTGGACTGCTTTATATATCGATGGCAAATGGGAAGTAACGGATAAACGTAAAAAGCCCAAAGAAAAGTAA
- the aroA gene encoding 3-phosphoshikimate 1-carboxyvinyltransferase: MESLTLQPIQKVSGEVNLPGSKSVSNRALLLAALSTGTTRLTNLLDSDDIRHMLNALTQLGVDYQLSADKTVCEVTGVGGAFSSDKALELFLGNAGTAMRPLAAALCLGRGEYVLTGEPRMKERPIGHLVTALQEAGADVEYLENENYPPLKITGTGLKSGTVSIDGSISSQFLTAFLMAAPLAEGEVTIKIDGELVSKPYIDITLHIMKQFGVDVINNDYQEFIIPTGQSYSAPGDFLVEGDASSASYFLAAAAIKGGEIKVTGIGKNSIQGDIQFADALEKMGAEIEWGDDYVISRCGELKGIDMDYNHIPDAAMTIATTALFAKGTTAIRNVYNWRVKETDRLAAMATELRKVGAEVEEGEDYIIVNPVAELTHAAIDTYDDHRMAMCFSLVALSDTPVTINDPGCTSKTFPDYFDKLKMLSQ; encoded by the coding sequence ATGGAAAGCCTTACGTTACAACCAATTCAAAAAGTGAGCGGGGAAGTTAACTTACCTGGCTCAAAAAGTGTTTCCAACCGTGCGCTTCTTTTGGCTGCACTTTCAACTGGAACCACGCGCCTAACAAATTTACTAGACAGTGATGATATTCGCCATATGCTGAATGCTTTGACGCAATTAGGTGTTGATTATCAGTTGTCTGCAGATAAAACCGTCTGTGAAGTGACGGGTGTGGGTGGTGCTTTCTCAAGTGACAAAGCCCTAGAGCTTTTCTTAGGCAATGCGGGTACGGCGATGCGCCCGCTGGCTGCTGCACTTTGTTTGGGTCGTGGTGAATATGTTCTGACTGGCGAGCCTCGCATGAAAGAGCGACCAATAGGTCACTTAGTGACTGCACTGCAAGAAGCTGGCGCCGACGTTGAATACCTAGAAAACGAAAACTACCCACCATTGAAGATCACGGGTACTGGCCTTAAAAGCGGTACTGTTTCAATCGATGGTTCTATTTCTAGTCAGTTTTTGACTGCATTTTTGATGGCTGCACCTTTAGCCGAAGGCGAAGTGACCATTAAAATTGATGGCGAATTAGTTTCGAAGCCTTACATCGATATCACGCTACACATTATGAAACAATTTGGTGTGGATGTGATCAATAACGATTACCAAGAGTTCATTATTCCTACGGGTCAATCGTACTCTGCACCGGGAGACTTCTTGGTCGAGGGCGACGCATCATCAGCATCTTACTTCCTTGCAGCTGCGGCGATTAAAGGCGGCGAGATTAAAGTGACGGGTATCGGTAAAAATAGTATCCAAGGTGATATCCAATTCGCTGATGCGCTTGAAAAAATGGGTGCTGAAATTGAATGGGGTGATGATTACGTTATCTCTCGTTGTGGTGAGCTGAAAGGCATTGATATGGATTACAACCATATCCCAGACGCAGCGATGACTATCGCAACGACAGCCTTGTTTGCTAAAGGTACAACGGCCATTCGTAATGTTTATAACTGGCGTGTGAAAGAGACCGATCGCTTAGCGGCGATGGCGACAGAGCTTCGTAAAGTTGGCGCTGAGGTCGAAGAGGGTGAAGACTACATCATCGTTAACCCTGTTGCTGAACTGACACATGCGGCGATCGATACCTATGATGATCACCGTATGGCGATGTGTTTCTCGCTGGTGGCGTTGAGTGATACACCTGTGACAATTAATGATCCAGGTTGTACTTCAAAGACTTTCCCTGATTACTTCGACAAGCTGAAAATGCTCAGCCAGTAG
- a CDS encoding arginyltransferase, with product MSSDLQQIRIGLTDNHACSYLPHLQERVAVTLDEFMHTAENYEVLLANGFRRSGSTIYKPHCDNCSACQAIRLSIPEIKFSKSQRRILNKAKSFHWEFKDTMDDNWFDLYSRYITARHQSGTMYPPKKEEFLQFSKNEWLTTQYMHIYNENQLVGIAVTDVMSHCTSAFYTFFDPDIDISMGTLGVLFQIQHAQKEQKQWLYLGYQIDECPAMNYKVRFQRHQRLVNQRWQG from the coding sequence ATGAGTTCAGATTTACAACAAATCAGAATTGGATTGACCGATAACCATGCTTGCAGCTATCTGCCACACCTCCAAGAACGTGTAGCAGTGACGCTCGATGAATTTATGCACACTGCAGAGAACTACGAAGTACTGCTTGCGAATGGGTTTCGTCGCAGTGGCAGCACTATCTACAAACCACACTGTGACAATTGTTCAGCTTGTCAGGCTATTCGCCTTTCCATCCCTGAAATAAAGTTTTCAAAAAGCCAACGACGAATCCTTAACAAAGCCAAGTCATTCCACTGGGAATTTAAAGACACAATGGATGATAACTGGTTTGATTTATACAGCCGATACATTACAGCTCGTCATCAATCAGGAACCATGTATCCTCCAAAGAAGGAAGAGTTCCTACAGTTCTCTAAAAACGAGTGGCTTACTACACAATACATGCACATCTACAATGAGAACCAGTTAGTTGGCATCGCCGTTACCGATGTTATGTCTCACTGCACCAGTGCGTTTTATACCTTCTTCGACCCTGATATCGATATATCAATGGGAACACTAGGTGTTCTTTTTCAAATCCAACACGCCCAAAAAGAACAAAAACAATGGCTCTATTTGGGGTATCAAATCGATGAATGTCCTGCAATGAACTATAAAGTACGATTTCAACGTCATCAAAGGCTAGTAAATCAGCGGTGGCAAGGGTAG
- the infA gene encoding translation initiation factor IF-1 → MAKEDVIEMQGTVLDTLPNTMFRVELENGHVVTAHISGKMRKNYIRILTGDKVTVEMTPYDLSKGRIVFRAR, encoded by the coding sequence ATGGCTAAAGAAGACGTAATCGAGATGCAAGGCACTGTCCTTGATACTCTACCAAACACGATGTTCCGTGTTGAGCTTGAAAATGGTCACGTAGTGACAGCACACATCTCTGGTAAAATGCGTAAGAACTACATCCGTATTCTTACTGGTGATAAAGTAACTGTTGAGATGACTCCATACGACCTTTCTAAAGGCCGCATCGTCTTCCGTGCTCGTTAA
- the clpA gene encoding ATP-dependent Clp protease ATP-binding subunit ClpA, which yields MLNKELESSLNGAFARARDKRHEFMTVEHLLLALLENDAAKEALQACQADLDALRNELDIFIDQTTPLIPENDETRETQPTLSFQRVLQRAVFHVQSSGRSEVTGANVLVAIFSEQESHAAYLLKKNDISRLDIVNFISHGITKASNEGDSASSSDSFGGAENAEEANSEDRLENFATNLNEVAKQGNIDPLIGRDKELERTVQVLCRRRKNNPLLVGEAGVGKTAIAEGLAWRIVEGQVPEIIQSSVIYSLDIGSLLAGTKYRGDFEKRFKAILKQLEKEEDAILFIDEIHTIIGAGAASGGQVDAANLIKPLLSSGKLRCIGSTTYQEYSSIFEKERALSRRFQKIDIVEPSLDDTTKILIGLKPKYEAHHEVRYTNKALRAAVELSAKYINERHLPDKAIDVIDEAGARSRLAPASRRKKTVSVADIESMVAKMARIPEKSVSSSDKDTLQKLDDRMKMLVFGQDPAIDVLSEAIKLTRAGLGADNKPVGSFLFAGPTGVGKTEVTVQLSKLMGIELLRFDMSEYGERHSVSRLIGAPPGYVGYDQGGLLTDAVIKNPHSVVLLDEIEKAHPDIFNLLLQVMDNGTLTDNNGRKADFRNVILVMTTNAGVAETEKKSIGLIQQDHAPDAMGEIKKVFTPEFRNRLDNIIWFNSLDPSVISQVVDKFIVELQVQLDARGVSLEVSEDARHWLAHLGYDKTMGARPMGRVIQEKLKKPLANELLFGSLVDGGTVKVSLKKDELDFVYLGAKEEVMH from the coding sequence ATGCTAAATAAAGAATTAGAGTCGAGTTTAAATGGCGCATTTGCTCGTGCGCGAGACAAGCGACATGAATTTATGACTGTCGAACACCTCCTACTAGCATTATTAGAAAATGATGCGGCCAAGGAAGCGCTCCAAGCTTGTCAGGCTGATCTCGATGCTCTTCGTAATGAGCTCGATATTTTTATTGATCAAACAACCCCGCTTATCCCAGAAAACGATGAAACTCGAGAAACCCAGCCAACACTGAGCTTCCAACGAGTACTTCAGCGCGCGGTTTTTCATGTCCAATCTTCAGGTCGCAGTGAAGTAACAGGTGCAAACGTGCTTGTGGCTATTTTTAGTGAGCAAGAATCTCACGCGGCATACCTACTCAAGAAAAACGACATCAGTCGCTTAGACATCGTTAACTTCATCTCACACGGTATTACTAAAGCAAGCAATGAAGGCGACAGCGCTTCATCCTCTGACTCATTCGGTGGTGCAGAAAATGCTGAAGAAGCAAATTCTGAAGACCGTTTAGAAAACTTTGCAACCAATCTTAATGAAGTGGCTAAGCAAGGTAATATCGACCCACTGATCGGCCGTGATAAAGAGCTTGAGCGAACAGTTCAAGTATTGTGTCGTCGTCGTAAAAATAATCCTCTGTTAGTCGGTGAAGCGGGTGTAGGTAAAACGGCCATTGCAGAAGGTCTTGCATGGCGTATCGTTGAAGGGCAAGTGCCTGAAATCATTCAGAGCAGCGTGATTTACTCTTTAGATATTGGTTCACTGCTTGCAGGTACTAAATATCGTGGTGACTTTGAGAAGCGCTTTAAAGCCATTCTTAAGCAACTGGAAAAAGAAGAAGACGCTATCTTGTTCATCGACGAAATTCACACCATCATAGGTGCGGGTGCCGCATCGGGTGGACAAGTTGATGCTGCAAACTTAATCAAACCGCTACTAAGCAGTGGTAAATTACGTTGCATCGGTTCAACCACTTACCAAGAGTACAGCAGTATTTTTGAGAAGGAACGTGCGTTATCTCGTCGCTTCCAAAAAATCGATATTGTTGAACCATCACTTGATGATACGACTAAGATACTGATTGGCTTGAAGCCAAAATACGAAGCTCACCACGAAGTGCGTTACACAAACAAAGCGTTACGTGCCGCCGTGGAGCTGTCTGCTAAGTATATCAATGAACGTCACCTTCCAGATAAGGCGATTGACGTTATTGATGAAGCGGGTGCTCGTAGTCGTTTGGCTCCAGCAAGTCGTCGTAAGAAGACAGTGAGCGTGGCTGATATCGAGTCGATGGTTGCGAAAATGGCTCGTATTCCTGAGAAGTCAGTTTCATCTTCAGACAAAGATACGCTGCAGAAACTGGATGACCGCATGAAAATGTTGGTATTCGGACAAGACCCAGCGATCGATGTATTGAGCGAAGCGATCAAGCTGACTCGTGCAGGTTTGGGTGCAGACAATAAACCTGTTGGTTCATTCCTATTTGCTGGTCCTACTGGTGTGGGTAAAACCGAGGTTACGGTTCAGCTTTCTAAACTGATGGGTATTGAGCTGCTGCGTTTTGATATGTCTGAGTACGGTGAACGTCACTCAGTGAGCCGTTTGATCGGTGCTCCTCCAGGTTATGTAGGATACGATCAAGGTGGTCTACTCACTGATGCAGTAATCAAGAATCCACACTCTGTTGTGTTACTTGATGAGATCGAGAAGGCTCACCCAGATATCTTTAACTTGTTATTACAAGTGATGGATAACGGTACTTTGACGGACAACAACGGTCGCAAAGCGGATTTCCGTAATGTGATTTTAGTTATGACAACCAATGCAGGTGTCGCGGAAACCGAGAAGAAATCGATCGGTCTGATCCAACAAGATCATGCGCCAGATGCAATGGGTGAGATTAAGAAAGTCTTCACTCCGGAGTTCCGTAACCGTCTTGATAATATCATTTGGTTCAACAGTTTAGACCCAAGTGTGATCAGCCAAGTTGTCGATAAGTTTATTGTAGAGCTTCAGGTTCAACTGGACGCGCGTGGTGTATCTTTGGAAGTATCTGAAGATGCTCGTCACTGGTTAGCACATCTAGGCTATGACAAGACTATGGGCGCACGTCCTATGGGCCGTGTTATTCAAGAGAAGCTTAAGAAACCGCTTGCGAATGAATTGTTGTTCGGTAGTTTGGTCGACGGCGGTACTGTGAAAGTGTCACTGAAGAAAGATGAACTGGACTTCGTTTACCTAGGTGCCAAAGAAGAAGTGATGCACTAA
- a CDS encoding outer membrane lipoprotein, protein MKKLLWILLVLPMLANAAYNRNEARPVNEVVYGEIDTVRYITQQEIVESKANGWETLLGAAIGGLIGNQFGGGTGKEVATAVGAVAGAGIARNRGNTQYKVEYKLVELLVKTKDDKLVNIIQDVDNSMLFNRGDDVRILYFSDGVRVDLAY, encoded by the coding sequence ATGAAAAAGTTGCTTTGGATTTTACTTGTTTTGCCCATGTTGGCAAATGCAGCTTACAACCGGAACGAAGCTCGTCCTGTTAACGAGGTCGTTTATGGTGAAATTGATACGGTCAGATATATCACGCAACAAGAAATCGTTGAATCGAAAGCTAATGGTTGGGAAACCTTATTAGGTGCAGCGATTGGTGGCTTGATCGGTAACCAATTTGGTGGTGGTACCGGCAAAGAAGTCGCAACGGCCGTCGGTGCTGTGGCGGGTGCCGGGATTGCTCGCAATCGAGGTAACACACAATACAAAGTGGAATATAAGCTCGTCGAACTATTGGTCAAAACTAAAGATGACAAATTGGTTAACATCATTCAAGACGTCGATAACTCGATGTTGTTTAACCGAGGTGATGATGTGCGAATTCTCTATTTTTCAGATGGTGTTCGAGTTGATCTCGCGTACTAG
- a CDS encoding YciN family protein, producing MTKKVIAEFDLLLIANQIIQSHDDYIEGMRTNSVVEKDDVLVFKGEYFLDSNGLPTENTTAVFNMFKYLAHHLSKEFTLQQ from the coding sequence ATGACAAAGAAAGTAATAGCAGAATTTGATTTACTGCTTATCGCAAACCAAATTATCCAATCACATGATGACTACATTGAAGGCATGCGCACAAACAGCGTAGTAGAAAAAGACGACGTACTCGTCTTTAAAGGTGAATACTTCTTAGACAGCAACGGATTGCCAACAGAGAATACAACCGCTGTATTTAACATGTTTAAATACTTAGCGCACCATCTTTCAAAAGAATTTACGCTTCAGCAATAA
- the cspD gene encoding cold shock domain-containing protein CspD, which produces MATGTVKWFNNAKGFGFICPEGEDGDIFAHYSTIQMDGYRTLKAGQQVDYEVESGPKGSHASSVVPVEGSAAK; this is translated from the coding sequence ATGGCTACAGGTACAGTAAAATGGTTTAACAACGCCAAAGGGTTTGGCTTTATTTGTCCAGAAGGTGAAGACGGCGATATTTTTGCGCACTATTCCACAATACAGATGGATGGTTATCGAACCTTAAAAGCGGGTCAGCAAGTCGACTATGAAGTAGAAAGTGGACCTAAAGGCTCCCATGCTAGTTCCGTTGTTCCTGTCGAAGGCAGCGCCGCTAAATAG
- the glgC gene encoding glucose-1-phosphate adenylyltransferase: protein MAGVLGMILAGGEGSRLRPLTESRSKPSVPFGGSYRLIDFALNNFVNADLMKIYVLTQFKSQSLFHHMKKGWNISGITDRFIDPIPAQMRKGKRWYEGTADAIYQNMGFMELEEPDQVCIFGSDHIYKMDIKQMLDFHKEKKAALTVSALRMPLAEASEFGVIEVDAEGRMIGFEEKPENPKPIPGDPESALVSMGNYVFEAKELFAELTEDADKPDSTHDFGKDIIPNMFPRGDVFVYDFSTNRITGEKEEVYWRDVGTIDAYWQAHMDLLKKDAPFSLYNRKWPLHTYYPPLPPATFTDSANGRIQIIDSLVCSGSYVRGSRIEKSVLGFRSNIASACDISESILLGDVKVGEGCILRRVIIDKDADIAPGTQIGVNLTEDKKHYHVSDDGVVVISKGARVGY, encoded by the coding sequence ATGGCTGGTGTATTGGGAATGATTCTTGCTGGTGGTGAAGGCTCTCGCTTAAGACCTTTAACTGAATCTCGCAGCAAACCCTCGGTTCCTTTCGGTGGTAGTTACCGCTTAATTGATTTCGCTTTGAATAACTTCGTTAATGCTGATCTGATGAAGATCTATGTGTTAACACAATTCAAGTCACAATCACTGTTCCATCATATGAAAAAAGGATGGAATATCAGTGGTATAACAGATCGCTTCATTGACCCTATTCCTGCGCAAATGCGTAAAGGAAAGCGTTGGTACGAAGGCACAGCAGATGCTATCTACCAAAACATGGGCTTTATGGAGTTAGAAGAACCTGATCAAGTATGTATTTTCGGTTCTGACCATATCTATAAAATGGACATCAAACAGATGCTTGATTTCCATAAAGAAAAGAAAGCAGCGCTAACTGTTTCTGCACTGCGCATGCCTCTTGCTGAAGCATCAGAATTCGGTGTTATCGAGGTTGATGCTGAAGGCCGTATGATTGGCTTTGAAGAAAAACCTGAAAATCCGAAGCCGATTCCAGGCGACCCTGAATCTGCGCTCGTTTCAATGGGCAACTACGTGTTCGAAGCAAAAGAGCTTTTTGCCGAACTAACAGAAGACGCAGATAAGCCAGATTCTACTCATGATTTTGGTAAAGATATTATTCCAAACATGTTCCCACGTGGTGATGTGTTTGTTTATGACTTCAGCACTAACCGCATCACCGGTGAAAAAGAAGAAGTTTACTGGCGCGATGTAGGTACGATTGACGCGTACTGGCAAGCACATATGGACCTTCTTAAGAAAGATGCGCCATTCTCACTATACAACCGCAAATGGCCTCTACACACTTATTACCCGCCACTACCACCAGCTACCTTTACTGACTCGGCAAATGGTCGAATTCAGATTATTGATAGTCTTGTGTGTAGCGGTAGTTATGTTCGTGGTTCGCGCATTGAAAAGAGTGTATTGGGTTTCCGTAGCAATATCGCATCAGCGTGTGATATTAGCGAGAGCATCTTACTTGGTGATGTGAAGGTTGGCGAAGGTTGTATACTACGTCGCGTTATCATTGATAAAGATGCAGACATTGCACCAGGCACTCAAATTGGTGTAAACCTGACAGAAGATAAAAAGCATTACCACGTATCTGACGATGGTGTAGTCGTGATTTCTAAAGGAGCACGAGTTGGTTACTAA